The genomic DNA ACCAGCATGACGATGGACATGATGACGGCCCACGGGGCGCCGGCCACCAGCCAGTCGGACCAGGTGACGCGCGCGCCCAGCATCTTTTCCATGAAGCCGACGGTGAGCAGGTTCTGCGCGGCGGCCGTCTGGATGCCGACGTTCCAGATGCTGGTGCCCTGGGCCACGACGATCATGAGGCCGGCGGCGATGTTCGAGCGCTTGTTGACGCCGAAGGCGGCGACGACACCCATCATGATGGGCACGACGCAGGCGCTGCGCGCGGTGGCGCTGGGCACGACCAGGCTCAGCACGATGGTGACGGCGACCGCGCCGATCAGCACGCGCTGGGTGCTGGTGCCGACGCGGTTGAGCGTGACCAGCGCGATGCGCTTGTCCAGGCCCGTGTGGGTCATGGCCGCGGCGATGAAGAGGGCGCCCGCCACCAGCGCCAGCGCGCTGTTGGAGAAGCCGGCCAGCGCCATGCTGATGGCGCGCGAGGTGCCGTAGTCGACGCTGGGGTTGTCGATCATGGGGGCGGTGCCCACCAGGAAGGCCATGAGCGCCGTGATCATGATGGCGCTGGCCTCGTAGGAGACCGCTTCGGTGATCCAGATGACGACGGCGAAGGCCAGGATGGCCAGCATGTAGTGGCCCGCCGTCGGCAGGTCTGCCGGCAGCGGCAGCAACAGCACGACGATGAGCGCGACGACGCCGGCGACGAGGCCAGGCGGAATGCGTGTGCGGGCCGCGGGGGCTGGTGCGGCGGGCGAGGGACTGCTGGAGGCGTTCATGCCTGGTGCTCCTGTGAGAGCCCCTGTGGTCGGGCCGGACGGCCGTCGGGACAGGTGCTCGGGGTAAGGCGCGCTGGCGCCTTCAGCAAGTCGGGCGCCAGCAATGATGCCCCCAATTATCACAATTTCTTGCGTATCTCCCTATCTACCATATGGGTATTTCCTTGATGCATCGCAAGCGCACGCAAGATACCCGCGCGCGCGGCGGGCCTTTTTCGATTATTTAGGCCAGCAGCAGCCGCAATTGGGTGTCGAGATGGGCCGTGGGCGCAATGCGCCAGCCGCTTTGGGCGTAGCGCAGCCAGCGGCCCAGCACGAAGTGGGTAAGGAGGCTGGCATGGGCGTTGAGGTCGGCGTCGGCGGGCAGGGCGCCTTCGGTCACCGCCGTGCGCAGCGACTGGCGGAAAGAGGCTTCCACGCGATCGTTGAACTGGTTGATGCGTTCCTGCAGCCGGTCGTCCTCGGTGACCAGCGCGTCGCCGGTCAGCACGCGGGTCATGCCGCGATTGCGTTCGGCGAAGGCGAGCAGCATGCTGGCGATGCCGCGCGCCTGGGCCAGGCCGCGCGGCTCGGAGACGGTGATCTGGTTGACCAGCGTGAAGACGCTGGTCTCGATGAATTCGATGAGCCCTTCGAACATCTGCGCCTTGCTGGCGAAGTGGCGATAGAGGGCGGCTTCCGAGACCTGCATGCGCGCGGCAAGCGCCGCGGTGGTGATCCGCGCGGCGCGCGGTTGCTCGAGCATCTCGGCCAGCGTTTGCAGGATGCGGTTTCTACGTTCGCCGGGTTTGCTGGCCATGGCCTGTTGCGGTTCCGATGTCGTGCACGCCCCGCATGGTGCGCGGCGTAGCCTGCCTAGCGGCGCCGCAGGGGGCGGCGTCTGCACAGCAGGTGCTCGACCGAGTTTACCCGCAAGTCCACGTAATCTGCGCGGCCCCGGTGGCCCCGTGCGAAGGGCGTCCCGGGATGGAACACGTGCACCGTGTGCAGGCCTGCCTGGCGCGCGCCACGCAGGTTTTCCAGGGTGTCCTCGACCAGGATCGCGCGCGAGGCGGGAATGCCCTCGCGTGCCAGCACATGGCGCATCAGCGCGGGCGAGGGTTTCGGACGGAAGGTGCCGTGGATGCGCATCTGCTCGATGGCCCAGATGCTGTCGAAGAAGCGCAGCAGCTTCAGGTGCTTCAGCACGGACAGCGCATAGTGGCGCGGCGCATTGGTGAGCAGCACCTTGCGTCCGGGCAGGCGCGACAGGCGATAGGCCAGCGACTTGGGGGCGCGCACGAGTTCGGGCACGTCGAAATCGTGGCTGCGGGCCAGGAAATCGTCGACGTTGACGCCGTGATGGCGGTTCAGGCCGATGACCGTGGCGCCGTAGCGTTTCCAGTAGCGCGTGCGCAGCACGTTGGCCTGGTCTTCGTCCACGTCCAGCGTCTCCATGACCGCGCGGGTCATGCCGATGTTGATGTGGGTGAAGATGGCGTGCGAGCTGTTGTGCAGGGTGTTGTCCAGGTCGAACAACCACACCGGGCCCGGCGTGGCGCCGGGCCCCGGCCCCACGCCCCGCGTGCGCAGGAGCCGCGGGGTGGGGCCGTGCAGGCGGCGAGGTCCCCGCATTACTGCGAGCGGATCATCGTGCCCACGCCCTGGTCGGTCAGGATTTCCAGCAGCAGGCAGTGCGGCACGCGGCCGTCGACGACGTGCACCGAGTTCACGCCGTTCTTGGCGGCGTCCAGCGCGGACGAGATCTTGGGCAGCATGCCGCCCGAGATCGTGCCGTCGGCGAAGAGCTCGTCGATGGTCTGCGTGGTCAGGCCCGTCAGCAGGTTGCCATTCTTGTCGAGCACGCCCGGGGTGTTGGTCATCATGATGAGCTTTTCCGCGCCCAGCACTTCCGCCATCTTGCCGGCCACCACGTCGGCGTTGATGTTGTAGGCGGTGCCGTCGCTGCCGTAGCCGATGGGCGAGATGACGGGGATGAACTGGTCATCCTGCAGCGCCTTCACCACGGCCGGCTCGATGCGCACCACGTCGCCCACGAAACCGATGTCCAGGCGCTCGCCCGGATGTTCCTTGTCGTCCATGTACTTTTTTTCGGCGAGGATCAGGCCGCCATCCTTGCCGGTGAGGCCCACGGCCTTGCCGCCGACCTCGTTGATCATCATGACGATGTCCTGCTGCACCTGGCCGCCCAGCACCCACTCCACCACTTCCATGGTCTCGGCGTCGGTGATGCGCATGCCCTGCACGAACGTGCCTTTCTTGCCCAGGCGCGACAGCGCCGTATCGATCTGCGGACCGCCGCCGTGGACGACCACGGGGTTCAGGCCCACCAGCTTCAGCAGCACGACGTCGTGCGCGAAGCTGCGCTGCAGGCGCTCTTCGGTCATGGCGTTGCCACCGTACTTGACCACCACGGTCTTGCCATGGAAGCGGCGGATATAGGGCAGGGCTTCCGACAACACGCCTGCCTTGATGGCGGGCGAGAGCAGGCTGAGCGGGTCGGGTTCGAGCGCGTCGGAGGAAGTCATGGCGGCGGGCAACCTTAGAGTCTGATGACAGGAAAACGGAACGGTGACGGATAACCGGCCTGCCAACCTTGGCCTGGGCCGGTGGAACCCACGGGCGGAAAAGCGCGGCCCGCTGGAAAGGGCGGGCCGTTGGGTCTTGCGGGCATTGTACCGGCATGCAAGGGGCTCGCCGATCCGGGGGGCCATCCGGCCTTATAACCCCGGATCGTGTGTCCATAAGGACGAGATATCAGGCTTGCCCGCGTGCTTGCGGTAACCTGCGCGGCAAGCATAGGAGTTCCGTCTTACGTGATACGCATCGAGAATCTGAGCAAGTCCTTCCCGGCCCGTGGGGGCGATGGCGGACCCGAGGGCGCTTTCGAGGCGCTGCGCGACATCGACCTGGAAATCGGCCAGGGCGAGGTCTTCGGCATCATCGGCCGCTCGGGGGCGGGCAAGAGCACGCTGATCCGCATGCTGAACCTGCTGGAGCGGCCTTCCTCCGGCTCGGTCTGGATCGATGGGGTGGACATCACGCGCCTGGACATGCCGGCGCTGCGCACGTTGCGCCAGCGCATCGGCATGGTGTTCCAGCATTTCAACCTGCTCGATTCGCGCACCGTGCTGGACAACGTCTGCTTTCCGCTGCGGCTGGCCGGCCTGCCCCGCGCGGAGCGGGTGGCGCGGGCGAAAGAGGTCCTGGAACTGGTCGGGCTGTCGGCGCATGTTGCCGCCTATCCGCGCCAGCTCTCGGGTGGCCAGCGCCAGCGGGTGGGAATCGCGCGGGCGCTGGCCAACCGTCCCACCTTGCTGCTGTGCGACGAGGCCACGTCCGCGCTGGATCCGGAAACCACGCAGTCCATCCTGAGGCTGCTGGCCGACATCAACCAGCGCTTGGGCCTGACCATCGTGCTGATCACCCATGGCATGGACGTGATCCGCAGCGTCTGCGATCGCGTCGCCGTGCTGGACGCCGGCCGCGTCGTCGAGTCCGGCGAGGTGCTGGATGTCTTCCTGCACCCCCGGCACGCGGTGACGCAGCGCCTGTTGGCCGAAAGCGGGGTGCAGGCCGAAGGTTGGCAGGCGCTGGCCGATGCGGCGCCGGGACGGATCCTCCGCCTGAGCCTGCGGGGCGATGACACCGCCCGTCCCCTGCTCTCGCGCCTGTCACGCGAACTGGACGTCGACCTGAGCATCCTGCAAGGGACGGTGAGCCGCATCAAGGAAGCGCATTACGGACAGCTGGTGCTGGCCGTGGACGCCGACGAGGCGACCGTGGCGCGGCTGCTGGCGAGGCTGGCCGAGGCGCGGATCGACCATGAGGTGCTGCGATGATGGACTGGGCCTCCCTGGACTGGCCGTTGATCGGCGAGGCGGCTGCCGACACGCTGTTGATGACGGGTTTCTCGCTGGGCTTCACGGTGCTGATCGGTTTGCCGCTGGGCGTGGTGCTGTTCCTGACGGGGCCGCGCCAGATGCTGGCCAACCGTGCCGTCTACGGCGTGCTCTCCTTCATCGTGAACGTCCTGCGCTCCGTGCCCTTCCTGATCCTGCTGATCGTGATGATTCCGCTCACGCGCGTACTGGCGGGAACGTCGCTGGGGGTCCAGGGCGCGATTCCGCCGCTGGTGGCCAGCGCGGCGCCGTTCTTCGCCCGGCTGGTGGAGAACGTGCTGCGTGAACTGGACCCCGGCGTGACCGAAGCCTGCCATGCCATGGGCGCGGATTCGCGCCAGACGGTGCTGTGGGCCTTGCTGCCCGAGGCCACGACCGGGCTCATTGCCGCGACCGTGGTGACCGCGATCACGCTCGTGGGCTATTCGGCCATGTCGGGCGTGATCGGCGGCGGCGGCCTGGGCGACCTGGCGGTGCGTTTCGGCTATCAGCGCTACCAGACCGACGTGATGATCGTGACCGTCGCTGCGCTGGTGGTCATGGTGCAGGGGGTGCAGGTGCTGGGCGACTGGCTGGTGCAGCGCCTGAACCGGAAATAAGGCCTTCCCGATCCCTGTCCGTTCAATCGTGCTGTTTCATCGTTCCTGGAGGAAGTCATCATGTTCAAGACCGTCAGTTCCCTGATCGCCACTTCCGTGCTGGCGCTGGCCGCCAGTGGCGTGCAGGCGGAAAAGCTCTCGATCGCGGCCACGCCCGTGCCCCATGCCGAGCTGCTGGAGTTCGTGAAACCGCGCCTGGCCAAGGAGGGTGTCGAGCTCGACATCAAGGTCTTCACCGACTACGTGCAGCCCAATCTGCAGGTCTTCGAGAAGAACCTGGACGCCAACTTCTTCCAGCACAAGCCCTATCTGGACACGTTCAACAAGGACCGCGGGACGAACCTGGTGCCGGTGGGCGCGGTGCACGTCGAGCCTTTCGGCGCCTATTCGAAGAAGGTCAAGGCCGTGGCCGATCTGAAGGATGGCGCCACCATCGCGATTCCCAACGATCCGTCCAACGCGGGCCGCTCGCTGGTGCTGCTGCAGAAGCAGGGGCTGCTCAAGCTGAAGGACCCGTCCAATATCCTGGCGACGGCGCGCGACGTGGCGGAGAACCCGCGCAAGTTCCGCTTCCGCGAACTGGAGGCGGCCACGCTGCCGCGCGTGCTGGCGGACGTGGACCTGGCGCTGATCAACACCAACTATGCCCTGGAAGCCGGCCTGTCGCCCACCCAGGACGCCCTCTTCATCGAAGACAAGGACTCGCCCTATGCGAACCTGCTGGTCACGCGTCCCGACAACAAGGATGCCCCGGCCGTGAAGAAGCTGATCCAGGCTCTGCAGTCGGCCGAGACCAAGGCCTTCATCGAGGAGAAGTACAAGGGCGCGGTGGTGCCGGCGTTCTGAGGGACGCAGTCAGGTAAGAGACGGGTAAAAAAATAGCCGCCCTCTGCTGGCGGCTATTTTTTCGTGTGCCGCCTGGCGGCTTCAGCCGGCCAGCGCCTTTTCCAGCGTGGCGTGGAAATCGGCCTTGTCGTATTCGCCCAGGTAGCGCTTGACGATGCGGCCCTGCTTGTCGATCAGGAAGGCGGTGGGCGTGAGCCGCACGTCGCCGAAGCCCTTGGCGATCTCGCCCTTCGTGTCGTGCACGACCTTGAACGGCAGGTTGCGCGTCTCGACGTAGTTCAGGACGTAGTTGGCCGGGTCGTAGTTCATGGCCACGGCGATGGTCTCGAAGCCGCGATCGTGGAAGCGCGTGTAGTTCTCGATGGTGTCGGGCATCTGCTTGATGCAGGTGACGCAGCTGGTGGCCCAGAATTTCACCAGCACCACCTTGCCGCGCAGGCTTTCCATGGAAAGCTGCTCGCCCTTGATCGTGGTGAAGGCCAGTTCCGGCGCCTTGGGCGCGGGGTTCCAGATGAACCAGGCGCCAATGCCGCCGGCGATGACGAGGACGAGGCCGATCAGGAGTTTTTTCATTGGATGGGCATGACTTCAACGCCCGAGGACGGCAGCGTTTGCGGCGCGGCTTCCTGGGCAGGCTCGCTGCCATGGGTGATGGGGGCGGCCTGGCTCTTCTGGCTGCCGGGGTTCTCCTGCGATTCGGCCAGCGCGCGTTCTTCCTCGGGCGTCATGACGTCTAGCAGGCGCACGACCTGCTTCACGCCGCTGACGTTGGCGGCGGCGGCGGACGCGTAATCGCCTTCCAGGCGGGTGACCTTGCCTTGCAGGTAGACCACGCCGCGCTCGACCGTGACGGTGAGCGTGCGCGAGGGCACGCCCTTGGTGTTGATGAGGGC from Orrella dioscoreae includes the following:
- a CDS encoding peroxiredoxin family protein yields the protein MKKLLIGLVLVIAGGIGAWFIWNPAPKAPELAFTTIKGEQLSMESLRGKVVLVKFWATSCVTCIKQMPDTIENYTRFHDRGFETIAVAMNYDPANYVLNYVETRNLPFKVVHDTKGEIAKGFGDVRLTPTAFLIDKQGRIVKRYLGEYDKADFHATLEKALAG
- a CDS encoding DASS family sodium-coupled anion symporter — encoded protein: MNASSSPSPAAPAPAARTRIPPGLVAGVVALIVVLLLPLPADLPTAGHYMLAILAFAVVIWITEAVSYEASAIMITALMAFLVGTAPMIDNPSVDYGTSRAISMALAGFSNSALALVAGALFIAAAMTHTGLDKRIALVTLNRVGTSTQRVLIGAVAVTIVLSLVVPSATARSACVVPIMMGVVAAFGVNKRSNIAAGLMIVVAQGTSIWNVGIQTAAAQNLLTVGFMEKMLGARVTWSDWLVAGAPWAVIMSIVMLVVVLKMLPPESDNLAGGKEAVQKSLADLGPMPGPQKRLMAVAIGLLALWSTEGKLHSFDTTSTTYAGLVVLMLPRVGVMTWKDVQARIPWGTIIVFGVGISLGTALLTTKAGQWLGAQVVLHTGLDAVGPLGVLAILSAFLILIHLGFASATALTSAMLPILIAVLQTLPGDFNRLGLTMMLGFAVSFGFMLPINAPQNMVCMGTETFTAKQFAKVGVILTIVGYLLLLLFGATYWKWLGWM
- the argB gene encoding acetylglutamate kinase — encoded protein: MTSSDALEPDPLSLLSPAIKAGVLSEALPYIRRFHGKTVVVKYGGNAMTEERLQRSFAHDVVLLKLVGLNPVVVHGGGPQIDTALSRLGKKGTFVQGMRITDAETMEVVEWVLGGQVQQDIVMMINEVGGKAVGLTGKDGGLILAEKKYMDDKEHPGERLDIGFVGDVVRIEPAVVKALQDDQFIPVISPIGYGSDGTAYNINADVVAGKMAEVLGAEKLIMMTNTPGVLDKNGNLLTGLTTQTIDELFADGTISGGMLPKISSALDAAKNGVNSVHVVDGRVPHCLLLEILTDQGVGTMIRSQ
- the slmA gene encoding nucleoid occlusion factor SlmA; its protein translation is MASKPGERRNRILQTLAEMLEQPRAARITTAALAARMQVSEAALYRHFASKAQMFEGLIEFIETSVFTLVNQITVSEPRGLAQARGIASMLLAFAERNRGMTRVLTGDALVTEDDRLQERINQFNDRVEASFRQSLRTAVTEGALPADADLNAHASLLTHFVLGRWLRYAQSGWRIAPTAHLDTQLRLLLA
- a CDS encoding pyrimidine 5'-nucleotidase, which produces MRGPRRLHGPTPRLLRTRGVGPGPGATPGPVWLFDLDNTLHNSSHAIFTHINIGMTRAVMETLDVDEDQANVLRTRYWKRYGATVIGLNRHHGVNVDDFLARSHDFDVPELVRAPKSLAYRLSRLPGRKVLLTNAPRHYALSVLKHLKLLRFFDSIWAIEQMRIHGTFRPKPSPALMRHVLAREGIPASRAILVEDTLENLRGARQAGLHTVHVFHPGTPFARGHRGRADYVDLRVNSVEHLLCRRRPLRRR
- a CDS encoding methionine ABC transporter ATP-binding protein, with protein sequence MIRIENLSKSFPARGGDGGPEGAFEALRDIDLEIGQGEVFGIIGRSGAGKSTLIRMLNLLERPSSGSVWIDGVDITRLDMPALRTLRQRIGMVFQHFNLLDSRTVLDNVCFPLRLAGLPRAERVARAKEVLELVGLSAHVAAYPRQLSGGQRQRVGIARALANRPTLLLCDEATSALDPETTQSILRLLADINQRLGLTIVLITHGMDVIRSVCDRVAVLDAGRVVESGEVLDVFLHPRHAVTQRLLAESGVQAEGWQALADAAPGRILRLSLRGDDTARPLLSRLSRELDVDLSILQGTVSRIKEAHYGQLVLAVDADEATVARLLARLAEARIDHEVLR
- a CDS encoding methionine ABC transporter permease, translating into MDWASLDWPLIGEAAADTLLMTGFSLGFTVLIGLPLGVVLFLTGPRQMLANRAVYGVLSFIVNVLRSVPFLILLIVMIPLTRVLAGTSLGVQGAIPPLVASAAPFFARLVENVLRELDPGVTEACHAMGADSRQTVLWALLPEATTGLIAATVVTAITLVGYSAMSGVIGGGGLGDLAVRFGYQRYQTDVMIVTVAALVVMVQGVQVLGDWLVQRLNRK
- a CDS encoding MetQ/NlpA family ABC transporter substrate-binding protein; the protein is MFKTVSSLIATSVLALAASGVQAEKLSIAATPVPHAELLEFVKPRLAKEGVELDIKVFTDYVQPNLQVFEKNLDANFFQHKPYLDTFNKDRGTNLVPVGAVHVEPFGAYSKKVKAVADLKDGATIAIPNDPSNAGRSLVLLQKQGLLKLKDPSNILATARDVAENPRKFRFRELEAATLPRVLADVDLALINTNYALEAGLSPTQDALFIEDKDSPYANLLVTRPDNKDAPAVKKLIQALQSAETKAFIEEKYKGAVVPAF